The proteins below come from a single Halostagnicola larsenii XH-48 genomic window:
- a CDS encoding DUF7411 family protein, protein MRLGVLYSGGKDSTLAAVLLERFYDVTLLTAHFGITDDWKHARATARATDFPFERLQLDPGVAEEAVDRIREDGFPRNGIQLVHQHALERAAEEGYDAVADGTRRDDRVPTVSRAQAQSLEDRHGIDYIAPLSGFGRTAVDRIVEDTFDVTVGPSEEITRADYEAELRALLVEADGEAAIDECFPDHEQTHVTDLR, encoded by the coding sequence ATGCGGCTCGGAGTCCTCTACAGCGGCGGCAAAGACTCGACGCTCGCTGCCGTCCTCCTCGAGCGGTTTTACGATGTCACGCTATTGACGGCGCATTTCGGCATCACCGACGACTGGAAACACGCTCGAGCGACCGCTCGGGCGACGGACTTTCCGTTCGAGCGCCTCCAGCTCGATCCGGGCGTCGCCGAGGAGGCCGTCGACCGAATCCGCGAGGACGGCTTTCCACGCAACGGCATTCAGCTCGTCCACCAGCACGCCTTAGAGCGGGCGGCCGAGGAAGGGTACGACGCGGTCGCCGACGGCACGCGCCGGGACGACCGAGTCCCGACGGTATCGCGTGCGCAGGCCCAGAGCCTCGAGGATCGCCACGGGATCGACTACATCGCACCCCTCTCGGGGTTCGGCCGGACAGCCGTCGACCGGATCGTCGAGGACACGTTCGACGTGACTGTCGGCCCGAGCGAGGAGATCACGCGGGCGGATTACGAGGCCGAACTCAGGGCGCTTCTCGTCGAAGCGGACGGCGAGGCGGCGATCGACGAGTGTTTTCCCGATCACGAGCAGACGCACGTGACCGATCTTCGGTGA
- a CDS encoding DNA-binding protein — MSGTPSEDDIEELRKQKMEELQNRAENQGDDQAQEAAKQQADAQKQALLRQHLTDEARQRLNTVKMSKEQFGEQVERQVVALAQSGRIQGKIDDDKMKQLLKELKPEKKSFDIKRR, encoded by the coding sequence TCGAAGAACTGCGAAAGCAGAAGATGGAGGAGCTACAGAATCGTGCGGAAAACCAGGGCGACGACCAGGCACAGGAGGCCGCAAAACAGCAGGCCGACGCGCAAAAACAGGCCCTGCTCCGCCAGCACCTGACCGACGAGGCCCGACAGCGGCTCAACACCGTCAAGATGAGCAAAGAGCAGTTCGGCGAACAGGTCGAACGACAGGTCGTCGCACTCGCCCAGAGCGGGCGCATTCAGGGCAAGATCGACGACGACAAGATGAAGCAACTGCTCAAGGAACTAAAGCCCGAGAAGAAAAGCTTCGACATCAAGCGGCGCTGA